CCCGGCCGCCCCGGGCGACCGCGTCGTCGATGTGCCGGCGGATGACGTCGATCTGGGCCGGCATGGTGATCGGGCCGAGGTCGGCCCCGTCGGCGCCGACGGTCAACCGGCCGGCCCGCGCCGTCACCCTGTCGACGAAGGCGTCGAAGACCTGGTCGACCGCGTAGACCCGCTCGATGCCGATGCAGGTCTGCCCGGCGTTGGTCAGCCCGCCCCACACGGCCGCGTCGGCGGCGGCGTCCAGGTCGGCGTCCGCGTCCACGATCATGGCGTCCTTGCCGCCGGCCTCCAGCAGCACCGGGGTGAGCGTCTCGGCGCAGGCCGCCATGACCTTCTTCGCGGTGGCGGTCGAGCCGGTGAAGGCCACCTTCGCCACCCCGGAGCGGCACAGCGCCGCGCCGACGTCGCCCAGCCCGTGCACCGCCTGGAACACCTGCTGCTCCGGCACCACCTCGGCGAACCGGTCGACAAGCCACTGGCCCACGGCCGGGGTGTACTCGCTCGGCTTGAACACCACCGCGTTGCCGGCGGCCAGCGCGTACGCGGCGGAGCCGATCGGGGTGAACACCGGATAGTTCCACGGGCCGATCACGCCGACCACCCCGTACGGCTGGTATTCGAGGTGGCCGGTGAACTCGGCGAGGATCAGCCGGGAGCGGACCCGCCGGGGCCCGAGCACCCGCCGCGCGTTGCGGGCGGCCCAGTCGATGTGCTCCAGCGCGGTGAGGACCTCCACCACCGCGTCGCCGACCGGTTTGCCGCTCTCAAGGTGCATCAGGTCGGCCAGCTCCTCGATGCGCCGGGCCAGCACGCCGCGCCAGCGCTGGAGCCGGTCCCGGCGGCCGGTGAAGCCGAGCCCGGCCCACCAGTCGGCGGCGGCGCGGGCCCGGTCGACGGTGGCGCGCACGTCCGCCTCGGTCGCCACCGGGAGCCGCCCGGCCTCCGCGCCGGTCGCCGGGCTGGTCGACACCAGTCGACCGGCCTCGATGAGCGGGGTTCCGGGGACATGCACACTGGTCATGGCCGCAGTGTAAACCCGAACGTTACTCACTGGTAGGTGTCGCGGGCCGCGCAAGCAGGTCGTACCGACGGTCGTCATATCGACGCATGTGATAGCCGATCGCGCCCTTCCCGCCCACCCGAACGGCGAACGGGAGATGACCGGCCGGGGTCACGGGGGTGACCACGCGGTGGTGGGGAGCCACTACGGTGACGTGGCAGGCTGACCGCGGGGCGATGTGGGGTGGAGGTCGACTTGTCGATGGAGGAGCATCCTGAGCTGATGCCGTTGCTGACGGTGTCCGGCGGGGCGATGCGTGGGCTGAGTTTCCGGATCGGCCGGGGCGTGCAGGTGATCGGCCGCGCGCCGGAAGCCGACGTCGTGCTCGCCGACGCGCACCTGAGCCGGCGGCACGCAAGCGTCCAGGCCACCGGCGAGGGGGTGCTGCTCACCGACCTCGGCTCGACGAACGGCACCTGGCTCAACGACACCCGGGTCGTCGGCAGCGTGCCGGTCTCCGACGGGGACGTGATCCGGCTCGGCCGGACCGACCTGCGTCTCTACGACCCGGGCGTGGCCCGGACCGACCCGGTCGGGATGAACTTCGGCCGCCCGCGCCGCGACCAGCGGCCCACGCTGCCGCTGCCGGTCCCGGCACCCAGGCATCCGATCGAGGCGCGCACCCCGCAGCCCGCCGACGCGAGCTGACCGCACGCGCCCCGCGCGCTCGCTTTCCCGTGAAACAGGGGAGTGGGGCGGGGTGTGTGGGGTGGGGACATGGAACTCGGCGGGGGTGGTGTGTCAGTGTGCGCGGATGCGGAGCGCACGGCACATGGTCCAGGCGAACGGCATCACCCAGGCGGTCCGGGTGGCCGGGCCGCCGGACGGCGTGCCGGTGCTGCTCGTGCACGGCAACGTCTCGTCGTCGGCGTTCTGGGAGCCGCTGCTGTCCCGGCTGCCGGAGACGCTCCGGGTGGTCGCCCCCGACCTGCGCGGATACGGCGAGACCGACACCGCCCCGGTCGACGCCACCCGAGGGCTGAGGGACTTCGCCGACGACGTGGCCGCCCTGCTCGACGGCCCCGGGCTGTTCGCGCCCGGGGCCCGGCCGGTGGTGGTCGGGCACTCCCTCGGCGGCGGGGTGGCGATGCGGCTGCTCGTCGACCAGCCGGAGCGGGTGGCCGCCCTGTTGCTGGAGGCGCCGGTCTCCCCGTACGGCTTCGGCGGCACCCGGGATCTCGACGGCACCCCCACCACGCCCGACTTCGCCGGCACCGGCGCGGGCGGCGCGAACCCCGACTTCGTGGCCCGGCTCGCCGCCGGTGACCGGGGCGCGGACGGCCCGACCAGCCCGCGCACCGTGCTGCGCACCGCCTACGTGGCCGATCCGGTGTCCCTCGGCGAGCACGAGGACCTGCTGCTGGAGAGCATGCTGACCACCGCCACCGGGGACGACAACTACCCGGGCACGGCGGTCGCCTCGGCCCACTGGCCGGGGACCGCCGCCGGGCCGCGCGGTGTGCTCAACACCCTGGCCCCGGCCCACTTCCGGCTCGCCGACGAGTTGGTCGCCGTCCCGGTCAAGCCGCCGGTGACCTGGGTACGCGGTGACGCCGACGTGATCGTGTCGGACACCTCGCTGTTCGACCTGGCGTACCTCGGTCAGCTCGGGATCGTGCCCGGCTGGCCGGGCGCGGACGAGTGCCCGCCGCAGCCGATGGTGGGGCAGACCCGCGCGGTGCTGGACCGCTACGCGGCGGCCGGCGGGGCGTACCGGGAGGTGGCGCTGCCGGGCTGCGGGCACAGCCCGCACCTGGAACAGCCGACCGAGTTCGTCGCCGAACTGCTGGCGCTCGCCGGGGTGCCCACGCCCGGCTGAGGCGTGGTGCGTGAAATATCCCACGGCGTCTCGACAACGCAGCGTCACATGGCAGACTCCGGCGCATAACCTTAGCGGCCGTTCAAGTCGGTAACGGCGGAGGCAACCGAGGGAGGCCGGTCGTGGCGCGCGAGTTCACCAGGGTGGGCGTGGTGGGTCTGGGCACCATGGGTGCCGGCATCGTCGAGGTGTTCGCCCGCAACGGACTCGACGTGACCGCCGTGGAGATCTCCGAGACCGCGCTGGAGCGGGGCCGGGTCACCCTGACCGGCTCCACCGACCGCGCCGTGGCCAAGGGCAAGCTCGCCGAGACCGACCGGGACGCCCTGATGGCGCGGGTCGACTTCCGGGTCGGGCTGGACGCCCTGCACGACGTGGACCTGGTGATCGAGGCGGTGCCCGAGCACCTCGACCTGAAGCAGCGGATCTTCGCCGAGCTGGACCGGGTCTGCAAGCCCGAGGCCATCCTCGCCACCAACACGTCGTCGCTGAGCGTAACCGAAATCTCCGTCGCCACCAGCCGGCCGAACCAGGTCATCGGCATCCACTTCTTCAACCCGGCGCCGGTGATGAAGCTGGTCGAGGTGGTCCGCACGGTGGTCACCTCGGCCGACGTGGTGGCCGACGTGGAGGGGCTGTGCGCGCGGCTCGGCAAGGTCGACGTGACGATCAGCGACCGGGCCGGCTTCATCGCCAACGCGCTGCTGTTCGGCTACCTGAACCACGCCGTCGGCATGTTCGAGGCCCGCTACGCCACCCGCGAGGACATCGACGCCGCCATGAAGCTCGGCTGCGGCCTGCCGATGGGCCCGCTGGCGCTGATGGACCTGATCGGCCTGGACACCGCGTACGAGATCCTCGACACGATGTACCGGCGCGGCGGCCGGGACCGCCGGCACGCCCCGGCCCCGCTGCTCAAGCAGATGGTCACCGCCGGGCTGCTCGGCCGGAAGTCCGGGCGCGGCTTCTACACCTACGAGCGGCCGGGCTCACCGAAGGTCGTACCCGACGAGCACACGCCGGTGGCCGCGGACGCCGCGCCCGCCGACGGCGCCCGTGCCGTCGCGAAGGTCGGTGTCGTCGGCTCCGGCACCATGGCCACCGGCATCATCGAGGTCTTCGCCAAGGCCGGCTACGAGGTCGTCTCGGTGACCCGGGGCGCGGAGAAGTCCGCCACGGTCTGCGAGGCGGTCAAGACGTCGCTCAACAAGGGCGTGGTCCGGGGCCGGCTCGCCGAGACCGACCGGGACGCCGCGCTCGGCCGGGTCACCTGGTCCGCCACGCTCGAACACCTCGCCGACGTCGACCTGGTGGTCGAGGCCGTGGTCGAGGAGTTGAGCGTCAAGAAGGCGCTGTTCGCCAGCCTGGACGAGATCTGCAAGCCGGGCGTCGTGCTCGCCACCACCACCTCGTCGCTGCCGGTCATCGACGTGGCGATGGCCACCCAGCGCCCGGCCGACGTGGTCGGCCTGCACTTCTTCAACCCGGCGCCGGTGATGCCGCTGGTGGAGGTCGTGCGGACTATCCGCACCTCCGGCGAGACCTCGGCCACCGCCCGCGCGGTCTGCGCGGCGCTCGGCAAGACCGCCGTGGTCTGCGGCGACCGGTCCGGCTTCATCGTCAACGCGCTGCTCTTCCCGTACCTGAACGACGCGGTGAAGATGCTGGAGGCCAGCTACTCCACCGCCGACGACATCGACCACGCGATGAAGCTCGGCTGCGGCTACCCGATGGGCCCGTTCGAGCTGCTCGACGTGGTCGGCCTGGACGTCTCGCTGGCCATCCAGCGGGAGCTGTACCTGGAGCTGCGCGAGCCCGGCTTCGCGCCGGCGCCGCTGCTGGAGCACCTGGTCACCGCCGGCTACCTGGGGCGTAAGACCGGCCGCGGGTTCCGCGACCACACCAACCGCTGAGCGGGTCAAACGGCCCGCGCCGCTGACGGCGTCCTGCCCCCGGAGGGGCGCGCCCGTACCAGGATCGCCCGGAGGTCGGCCGTACGCTGGTAACCGTGAGCCCTCGTCGCAATCGGCCCCGCCGGGATGACAGCACCGGCCTGGACGCCGAACGAGCCCGACACGGCGTGTCGACCGTGCAGCAGTGGCGCGACGGCGACTGGCAGGTGCGCGCGGTCAGCGGCGGGGCGTCCGCCAAGACGTACCGCTGTCCCGGTTGTGACCAGGAGATCCGGCCCGGCGTGGCGCACCTGGTGGCCTGGCCGGCGGACGACCGGGGTGACCTGACCGACCGCCGGCACTGGCACAGTGGCTGCTGGCGGGCCCGGGACCGGCGCCTGCCGAACCTCCAGCGCGGTCGCGGCGCCCCCCGCCACGGCTGAGCGATCTGGATCACCAGGTTCCCGCCCCGGCGGGCGGCGCGACCGGCGACGCGGGAGACTGGGGCGGTGAGCACTCCGATCCGCGCCTCGTCGATCCTGCCCGGCCGCCGGGAAGACATCGAGCTGCACACCGCCGACGGGCTGACGCTCGTCGGCGAGCTGGCCCGGCCGCTGGAACGTACGCCGGTCGGCACCCTGGTCTGCCTGCACCCGCTGCCCACCCACGGCGGGATGATGGACAGCCACGTGTTCCGCAAGGCGGCCTGGCGGCTGCCCGCGTTGGCCGATCTGGCCGTGCTCCGGTTCAACACCCGGGGCACCAGCAGCGTCCGCGGCACCAGCGAAGGCACGTTCGACAACGCCGTCGACGAGCGGTTCGACGTGGCCGCCGCGATCGAGTACGCCGAATTCCACGAGCTGCCGAACATCTGGCTGGTGGGCTGGTCCTTCGGCACCGACCTGGCGTTGAAGCACGGCTGCGACCCGGCGGTGGCCGGCGCGATCCTGCTCTCCCCGCCGCTGCGCTACTCCGCCCCGGAAGACCTCCAGGTGTGGGCCGACTCGGGTCGGCCGCTCACCGCCCTGGTGCCGGAGTTCGACGACTACCTGCGCCCCGAGGAGGCCCGGCGGCGGTTCGCCGCGATTCCACAGGCCGAGGTGGTCGGCGTGGACGGCGCCAAGCACCTCTGGGTCGGCGACGCGGAGAAGGTCCTCGACGAGATCGTCCGGCGGGTCGCCCCGGCCGTGCCGTTGCCGCTGCCGACCACCTGGGACGGCCCGATGGAGACCGGCGACGTCAGCGCCTACGCCGACCGCACGGTGGCCGCGTTCGCCGACACCCCGGTCCCCGGGCCGGAGCAGCGGAACGCCGGGTAACGCTCAGCGCGCGTCCTGCCGGGGCAGCACCACCTCGCGGAGGATCAGCTGCAACGCGGCCACCGTGGGGATCGCGATCAGCGCGCCCACCACGCCCAGCAGCGACACCCCGAGCAGCGCGGCGAGCAGTGCGGCCACCTCGTTCACCGACACCGCGCGGCGCATGATCTTCGGGTAGATCAGGTAGTTCTCCACCTGCTGGTAGACCACGAAGAACACGAGGCAGGCGATGCCCACCGGCAGGTCGGTGGCGAGGCCGACGAGCGTCACCACCACCGCGCCCAGGGTCGCCCCGATCTGCGGGATCAGGTCGGTCACCGCGACCACCACGGCCAGGGCGAACGGGTACGGCAGATCGATCACCATCGCGAAGACGAACGTGCTCGCCCCGGCCAGCACCGCGATGGCAAGCGCGCCGACCATGTACGCGCCGACCCGGGCCAGGATCTCGTCGCCGATCAGCCGCACCCGTTCCCGGCGGGAGCGCGGCACCAGCGCGTAGCCGAGGTTGCGCAGCTTGTCGAAGTAGGCCAGGAAGTAGATCGTCAGCACCAGCACGGTCAGCACCCGGAAGAGCGTGCCGAAGATCAACTGTGCGCCGCCCAGCACGCCGCCGAGCGCCCGGCCGATCGTGTCGGCGTTCGCCGCCGACCGGACCCGCTCCATCACGTCGTACCG
The genomic region above belongs to Micromonospora sp. WMMD1128 and contains:
- a CDS encoding aldehyde dehydrogenase family protein, whose protein sequence is MTSVHVPGTPLIEAGRLVSTSPATGAEAGRLPVATEADVRATVDRARAAADWWAGLGFTGRRDRLQRWRGVLARRIEELADLMHLESGKPVGDAVVEVLTALEHIDWAARNARRVLGPRRVRSRLILAEFTGHLEYQPYGVVGVIGPWNYPVFTPIGSAAYALAAGNAVVFKPSEYTPAVGQWLVDRFAEVVPEQQVFQAVHGLGDVGAALCRSGVAKVAFTGSTATAKKVMAACAETLTPVLLEAGGKDAMIVDADADLDAAADAAVWGGLTNAGQTCIGIERVYAVDQVFDAFVDRVTARAGRLTVGADGADLGPITMPAQIDVIRRHIDDAVARGGRAVLGGPEAVQPPYVHPTVLVDVPEDSTAVREETFGPTLTVNRVRDVDEAVERANALPYGLGGSVFGRARAVAVARRLRSGMASVNSALTFAGMSTLPFGGTGESGFGRIHGEDGLREFGRAKAVTRRRARSLLPAMTFERTPADVARLVRVAKLMYGRGR
- a CDS encoding FHA domain-containing protein, encoding MEEHPELMPLLTVSGGAMRGLSFRIGRGVQVIGRAPEADVVLADAHLSRRHASVQATGEGVLLTDLGSTNGTWLNDTRVVGSVPVSDGDVIRLGRTDLRLYDPGVARTDPVGMNFGRPRRDQRPTLPLPVPAPRHPIEARTPQPADAS
- a CDS encoding alpha/beta hydrolase; translation: MRSARHMVQANGITQAVRVAGPPDGVPVLLVHGNVSSSAFWEPLLSRLPETLRVVAPDLRGYGETDTAPVDATRGLRDFADDVAALLDGPGLFAPGARPVVVGHSLGGGVAMRLLVDQPERVAALLLEAPVSPYGFGGTRDLDGTPTTPDFAGTGAGGANPDFVARLAAGDRGADGPTSPRTVLRTAYVADPVSLGEHEDLLLESMLTTATGDDNYPGTAVASAHWPGTAAGPRGVLNTLAPAHFRLADELVAVPVKPPVTWVRGDADVIVSDTSLFDLAYLGQLGIVPGWPGADECPPQPMVGQTRAVLDRYAAAGGAYREVALPGCGHSPHLEQPTEFVAELLALAGVPTPG
- a CDS encoding 3-hydroxybutyryl-CoA dehydrogenase translates to MAREFTRVGVVGLGTMGAGIVEVFARNGLDVTAVEISETALERGRVTLTGSTDRAVAKGKLAETDRDALMARVDFRVGLDALHDVDLVIEAVPEHLDLKQRIFAELDRVCKPEAILATNTSSLSVTEISVATSRPNQVIGIHFFNPAPVMKLVEVVRTVVTSADVVADVEGLCARLGKVDVTISDRAGFIANALLFGYLNHAVGMFEARYATREDIDAAMKLGCGLPMGPLALMDLIGLDTAYEILDTMYRRGGRDRRHAPAPLLKQMVTAGLLGRKSGRGFYTYERPGSPKVVPDEHTPVAADAAPADGARAVAKVGVVGSGTMATGIIEVFAKAGYEVVSVTRGAEKSATVCEAVKTSLNKGVVRGRLAETDRDAALGRVTWSATLEHLADVDLVVEAVVEELSVKKALFASLDEICKPGVVLATTTSSLPVIDVAMATQRPADVVGLHFFNPAPVMPLVEVVRTIRTSGETSATARAVCAALGKTAVVCGDRSGFIVNALLFPYLNDAVKMLEASYSTADDIDHAMKLGCGYPMGPFELLDVVGLDVSLAIQRELYLELREPGFAPAPLLEHLVTAGYLGRKTGRGFRDHTNR
- a CDS encoding alpha/beta hydrolase, with translation MSTPIRASSILPGRREDIELHTADGLTLVGELARPLERTPVGTLVCLHPLPTHGGMMDSHVFRKAAWRLPALADLAVLRFNTRGTSSVRGTSEGTFDNAVDERFDVAAAIEYAEFHELPNIWLVGWSFGTDLALKHGCDPAVAGAILLSPPLRYSAPEDLQVWADSGRPLTALVPEFDDYLRPEEARRRFAAIPQAEVVGVDGAKHLWVGDAEKVLDEIVRRVAPAVPLPLPTTWDGPMETGDVSAYADRTVAAFADTPVPGPEQRNAG
- a CDS encoding AI-2E family transporter translates to MEPSEFEPSGRFGVPGRPLRRNSFLVGFTGALGVLLAYALFLGVRNAAGILVLVVIALFLAVGLHPAVVRLRGWGLPHGLAVAVVSLTVVLLIVGGLLALVPPVVTQSGQFIQQLPGYVEDLRRNPTVNDLVVRYDVMERVRSAANADTIGRALGGVLGGAQLIFGTLFRVLTVLVLTIYFLAYFDKLRNLGYALVPRSRRERVRLIGDEILARVGAYMVGALAIAVLAGASTFVFAMVIDLPYPFALAVVVAVTDLIPQIGATLGAVVVTLVGLATDLPVGIACLVFFVVYQQVENYLIYPKIMRRAVSVNEVAALLAALLGVSLLGVVGALIAIPTVAALQLILREVVLPRQDAR